In Actinomadura citrea, a single window of DNA contains:
- a CDS encoding GMC family oxidoreductase has product MYDYIIVGAGSAGCVLAARLTEDPSVKVLLLEAGPPDDAPEIHIPAAVAALIKGPFDWDYATVPQEHAAGRSVYWPRGRTLGGSSSTNAMIYIRGARYDYDTWRDSYGCDGWGYEDLLPYFVRAEDQQRGERPYHGVGGPLRVEDLRYKHTLTRAWVQSAKAYGLAANHDFNGADQDGVGFYQVTHKRGRRWSTAAGYLHPIEYRPNLTVVTDALATRVVIEDGRATGVRYEARGETMSARAEAEVILSGGAVNSPQLLMLSGVGPADHLRSLGIDVLVDSPVGQRLQDHPFVNVMFATPRTKALWELANARSFALYQALARGPYASNVAEAGGFARTVEGLPAPDLQYHVLPNPFVDQGLTDSSERLLSVMVTAVAIASRGTLTLRSASPHAKPLIDPAYLAEKADLDILVAGVRQAREIASSGPLASLIGGEWAPGEQVDSDEAIADFVRREAATLFHPTSTCAMGADGSVCDTELRVRGVEGLRVVDASVMPAVPRGNTNAPTIAIAERAADLIRGRAPLAPAGAPK; this is encoded by the coding sequence GTGTACGACTACATCATCGTGGGAGCGGGCAGCGCGGGCTGTGTCCTGGCCGCCCGACTGACCGAGGACCCCTCCGTGAAGGTCCTGCTGCTGGAGGCGGGCCCGCCCGACGACGCCCCCGAGATCCACATCCCGGCCGCCGTGGCCGCGTTGATCAAGGGACCGTTCGACTGGGACTACGCGACCGTCCCGCAGGAGCACGCGGCCGGACGCAGCGTGTACTGGCCGCGCGGGCGCACGCTCGGCGGCAGTTCGTCCACCAACGCGATGATCTACATCCGGGGGGCCCGGTACGACTACGACACCTGGCGCGACTCCTACGGATGCGACGGCTGGGGCTACGAGGACCTGCTGCCCTACTTCGTCCGCGCCGAGGACCAGCAGCGCGGTGAGCGTCCCTACCACGGCGTCGGCGGCCCGCTGCGCGTCGAGGACCTGCGCTACAAGCACACCCTCACCCGCGCGTGGGTGCAGTCGGCCAAGGCGTACGGCCTCGCCGCCAACCACGACTTCAACGGCGCCGACCAGGACGGCGTCGGCTTCTACCAGGTCACCCACAAGCGCGGCCGCCGCTGGTCGACCGCCGCCGGCTACCTGCACCCGATCGAGTACCGCCCGAACCTGACGGTCGTCACCGACGCCCTCGCCACCCGCGTCGTGATCGAGGACGGCCGCGCCACCGGCGTCCGCTACGAGGCGCGCGGCGAGACGATGTCGGCCCGCGCCGAGGCCGAGGTGATCCTTTCGGGCGGCGCGGTGAACAGCCCGCAGCTCCTCATGCTCTCGGGCGTCGGCCCCGCCGACCACCTGCGCTCCCTCGGCATCGACGTCCTGGTCGACTCCCCGGTGGGGCAGCGCCTCCAGGACCACCCGTTCGTGAACGTCATGTTCGCCACCCCCCGCACCAAGGCCCTCTGGGAACTGGCGAACGCCCGCTCCTTCGCCCTCTACCAGGCCCTGGCGCGCGGCCCCTACGCCTCGAACGTCGCCGAGGCCGGAGGGTTCGCCCGCACGGTGGAGGGCCTGCCCGCCCCCGACCTGCAGTACCACGTCCTGCCGAACCCGTTCGTCGACCAGGGGCTCACCGACTCGTCCGAGCGCCTCCTGTCGGTCATGGTCACCGCGGTGGCGATCGCGAGCCGCGGCACGCTCACCCTCCGCTCCGCCAGCCCCCACGCCAAGCCGCTGATCGACCCCGCCTACCTCGCCGAGAAGGCCGACCTGGACATCCTGGTCGCCGGCGTCCGGCAGGCCCGCGAGATCGCCTCCTCCGGGCCGCTGGCGTCCCTGATCGGCGGCGAGTGGGCCCCCGGTGAGCAGGTCGACTCCGACGAGGCCATCGCCGACTTCGTCCGCCGCGAGGCCGCGACGCTGTTCCATCCCACCAGCACCTGCGCGATGGGCGCGGACGGCTCCGTCTGCGACACCGAACTGCGCGTCCGCGGCGTCGAGGGCCTGCGCGTGGTGGACGCCTCGGTCATGCCGGCCGTGCCTCGGGGCAACACCAACGCCCCGACCATCGCGATCGCCGAACGCGCCGCCGACCTGATCCGGGGCCGCGCCCCCCTCGCGCCCGCGGGCGCCCCGAAATGA
- a CDS encoding cob(I)yrinic acid a,c-diamide adenosyltransferase, protein MAKNRDNPVVLSRIYTRTGDDGTTALGDASRTSKTDPRLAAYADVEEANAAIGTALALGSLPEALVALLTRIQNDLFDVGADLCAPVVPDPQYPPLRVEPAYIERLEEACDEYNADLPTLRSFILPGGTPGAALLHVARTVTRRAERSAWAAIEAHGDSGATPEGGVNLLTATYLNRLSDLLFILCRVANAEHGDVLWKPGGER, encoded by the coding sequence ATGGCCAAGAACAGGGACAATCCCGTCGTGCTCTCCCGGATCTACACCCGCACGGGAGACGACGGCACCACCGCGCTGGGCGACGCGTCCCGCACGTCCAAGACCGATCCGCGCCTCGCCGCGTACGCCGACGTGGAGGAGGCCAACGCCGCGATCGGCACCGCGCTCGCGCTCGGGTCCCTGCCCGAGGCCCTGGTAGCGCTGCTGACCCGCATCCAGAACGACCTGTTCGACGTGGGCGCCGACCTGTGCGCGCCCGTCGTCCCCGACCCGCAGTACCCGCCGCTGCGCGTCGAGCCGGCCTACATCGAGCGGCTGGAGGAGGCCTGCGACGAGTACAACGCCGACCTTCCGACGCTGCGCAGCTTCATCCTGCCCGGCGGGACGCCCGGCGCCGCGCTCCTGCACGTCGCGCGGACGGTGACCCGCCGCGCCGAGCGGTCCGCCTGGGCCGCGATCGAGGCCCACGGCGACTCCGGCGCCACTCCCGAGGGCGGCGTGAACCTGCTGACGGCCACGTACCTCAACCGGCTGTCGGACCTGCTGTTCATCCTCTGCCGCGTCGCCAACGCCGAGCACGGCGACGTCCTCTGGAAGCCCGGCGGGGAGCGCTGA
- a CDS encoding VOC family protein: MTTLKPGSMLLGTTRPAELRAWYIKALAPESTGEGAIDLGGFLLVIDGRDDVRPHNDEPGRMILNFHVDDFDVVEARLDAAGAEWISVEDRAKGRFGTFADPDGNYLQIIEWKKDA, from the coding sequence ATGACGACGCTGAAGCCCGGCAGCATGCTGCTCGGCACGACCCGTCCCGCCGAGCTGCGGGCCTGGTACATCAAGGCGCTGGCGCCGGAGTCCACCGGCGAGGGCGCGATCGACCTGGGCGGCTTCCTGCTCGTCATCGACGGGCGTGACGACGTTCGACCGCACAACGACGAACCAGGGCGCATGATCCTCAACTTCCACGTCGACGACTTCGACGTCGTGGAGGCCCGGCTGGACGCGGCCGGCGCCGAGTGGATCTCGGTCGAGGACCGGGCGAAGGGCAGGTTCGGCACGTTCGCCGACCCCGACGGGAACTACCTCCAGATCATCGAGTGGAAGAAGGACGCCTGA